A single window of Bos javanicus breed banteng chromosome 19, ARS-OSU_banteng_1.0, whole genome shotgun sequence DNA harbors:
- the CCR10 gene encoding C-C chemokine receptor type 10, protein MGTEPAEQVSWGPYSGEDEAYSVEPLPELCYKADVQAFSRAFQPSVSLTVAALGLAGNGLVLATHLAARRAARSPTSAHLLQLALADLLLALTLPFAAAGALQGWSLGSATCRAISGLYSASFHAGFLFLACISADRYVAIARALPAGPRPSAPGRAHLVSVIVWLLSLLLALPALLFSQDGHREGQRRCRLIFPEGLTQTVKGASAVAQVVLGFALPLGVMAACYALLGRTLLATRGPERRRALRVVVALVAAFVVLQLPYSLALLLDTADLLAARERSCPASKRKDLALLVTGGLALARCGLNPVLYAFLGLRFRQDLRRLLRGGGCSPGPHPGGGGGRCPRRPRLSSCSAPTETNSFSSWDH, encoded by the exons ATGGGGACTGAGCCCGCAGAAcag GTCTCCTGGGGCCCCTACTCTGGGGAGGATGAGGCATATTCGGTTGAGCCGTTGCCAGAGCTCTGCTACAAGGCCGACGTCCAGGCCTTCAGTCGCGCCTTCCAACCCAGTGTCTCCCTGAcggtggctgcactgggtctggcCGGCAATGGCCTGGTCCTGGCCACCCATCTGGCGGCCCGACGTGCTGCCCGCTCGCCCACCTCTGCCCACCTGCTCCAACTGGCCCTGGCCGACCTTCTGCTGGCCCTGACCCTGCCCTTTGCCGCAGCCGGGGCTCTGCAAGGCTGGAGTCTGGGAAGTGCCACCTGCCGTGCCATCTCTGGCCTCTACTCGGCCTCCTTCCACGCCGGCTTCCTCTTTCTGGCCTGCATCAGCGCCGACCGCTACGTGGCCATCGCGCGGGCCCTCCCAGCTGGACCGAGGCCCTCGGCGCCGGGCCGTGCACACTTGGTCTCAGTCATCGTGTGGCTGTTGTCGCTGCTCCTGGCGTTGCCCGCTCTCCTTTTCAGCCAGGATGGGCACCGGGAAGGCCAGCGGCGCTGCCGTCTCATCTTCCCCGAGGGCCTCACGCAGACGGTGAAAGGGGCAAGCGCCGTGGCGCAGGTGGTCCTGGGCTTCGCGCTGCCGCTGGGCGTCATGGCGGCCTGCTATGCGCTCCTGGGCCGCACGCTGCTGGCCACCAGGGGGCCCGAGCGCCGGCGCGCGTTGCGCGTCGTGGTGGCCCTGGTGGCGGCATTCGTGGTGCTGCAGCTGCCCTACAGTCTCGCCCTGCTATTGGATACTGCCGACCTCCTGGCGGCCCGCGAGCGGAGCTGCCCAGCCAGCAAGCGCAAGGATCTGGCACTGCTGGTGACCGGGGGTTTGGCCCTCGCCCGCTGCGGCCTCAATCCAGTGCTCTACGCCTTTTTGGGCCTGCGCTTCCGCCAGGACCTGCGGAGGCTCCTAAGgggtgggggctgcagtccagggcctcaccccggcggcggcggcggccgctgCCCCCGCCGGCCCCGCCTTTCTTCCTGCTCGGCTCCCACTGAGACCAACAGTTTCTCCTCCTGGGACCACTAG